ggtgatgcaagccacgatcttagttcaatgtataaatagaacttagatcagatagaaaagggttaagctctctagagataaaatatcatatagcaagtctgtgttgtaagctgtaatcccagatcaagcaatacaatcttgccctcccttcttcccgtggacgtagatttacttcagtaaatcgaaccacgtaaattctctgtgtcgtactctgcattttcctgcattcatcaccatcagatcgtggcttgcatcaccactaatgatggttgtggatgtcgtggaggtcatggaggtcctgcatgtagcgtaggtcatggcctacgatcgtggcctgagctgacaccacgtggtagtgggtgtgttggatgttgtggaaatcctgtatgggtccactaactccttgttcggtcgaatactgagaccgaactgctttggttgccgatctgagagtagagcttgatgccgacctgagagcagagcttgattagttggcttttaccgagctgtaggctgaggccgaactctttgttcggtcgaatactgagaccgaactgctttggtagccgatctgagagtagagcttgatgccgacctgagagcagagcttgattggttggcttttaccgagctgtaggctgaggccgaactcttgggtaatgccgaactcatactcttccttgggctttgggctgatgggccgtcattgctgttgggcttgtttagtacgcaccccatcatggaattttttctcattttttattttcttaataaaaaaaaagagagtagTATGTATTATCGATGTAGATGGTGCATGGGATCCCAATTATTCTCCAGTTTACTTTTCTTGATTGATATAGCGTTGAGGTGTGCCTCTAGAGATAtttcttcattttattttttctattttctttattttgaatattagtaatttgttATTTGTGATAGGTTTTTATtcatctttccattttcattatttatgaCGTCTTTATTCTTTCCAATTTAGGATGTATTATGAATCCCTTATCACCGAGTAGAACATGAACATAATTTGTGCTgtattttccaatttaaaatgTTACATTGATTAATCCGATTTAACTGAATATTTAAACTTATGTATTATGATCTCTTAGTATAAAATGTTGAACGGAGATGAGTATAGACTATGTCTCtaatttcaataaattcaaataaaaaatagcaTTAGATCAAAATTTGGAGTGATTTTAAGAATAGTAGATTCACTACCAATGTGAATActagtaggagtactatattttgcCCACTATGTGTGATTTGTCACTAGGGATGTAATGTATTGATTCTTTACAAGTTGGTTGTTCGGTTGTACTACCAATTGCAACGCAAATCATGTTAAAAGgttttaaaatttgataatttatagTGGTTTTTGCAATTTTTGTCCATACCAAAAAGTTAATCCACATCCATCCTTTTAGCAAAAATTGTTGAATTGCTTGGCAACAGAGAAGTACAAATATTACATGATCAGATAGTGAAAAATATGCGATAACTTGAAATAAAAGCAACAGGTTGTATTCTCTTAATGAAAATAAAgattaaaagagaataaaatcaGGTTCTACATGTATTCTAGGCAAATGTATTTGTAATTTCATAGCTGCTTGACAAAAAGAAAGTCTCCTACATTGTCAAAAAGACTGGATGCATGATAACAGGAGGGACATTGGCATTGTCCTGAAAACTTCAATCTTGGACTCTCAACGATTTGCCTTtgcaactctctcaatctcatccttcttctttataGCATAGCTGTAAACACCAACAAGGTTCACATATTACCTTTTGAGTCAAGAATACAAAGGTGATGGGATTGAGATTCATGTTTCTCACCTGTTCGAAGAGCCTTTGGCAGCATTGATAAGCTCATCGGCAAGGCATTCAGCAATAGTCTTGACATTTCTGAAGGAGCTTTCGCGGGCACCGGTGGTCAGCAGGTAAATAGCCTGATTGACACGGCGCAGCGGAGAGATATCAACAGCCTGTCTTCTCACCACACCAGCTGACCCAATACGGGTGGCATCTTCCCTTGGCCCGCTGCATACATAGTTCAAGTGCAAAAATGAGCTTAAGTGATTATCAGAGGAggcaaaaacaataaaaagacaGAAATACACATATGCTGAGCAATGTAGAACAAATCTTTTATAGGTAAAAAGTAATTGACAATATTTAGTTTTGTGTAAAATAGATTTAAAAAGTCATGTATACAATCAGGGAAAAGCAGACCTGTTGATAACTGCATCAACAATGACTTGAATTGGGTTCAGGTCAGTCAACAAATGGATGATCTCCATGGCATGCTTGATGATCCTAACAGCCATGAGCTTCTTTCCGTTGTTGCGGCCGTGCATCATGAGGGAGTTGGTGAGCCTCTCAATAATGGGGCACTGAGCCTTCCTGAAACGCCTGGCTTGGTACCTTCCAGCTGTGTGAGGCATGAAGGTTGGGTGCTTGGCTGCAGTGGCAGTGATATAATCTTCCACAGAGATGTCACTAATCTGTAAGAGATTAAAAACATACTGTGAGTTCAAAAAATGAACCAAAATAAACTACCAAAAGGAAACGAGCTGTGTAATTGAAAAGGATATCATATTGAAGCTAGTTTATAGATAAATTGgcaacataaatataaaaatggtGTGATCGTTGAACTCGTAatgaaatcataaataattacagtCAAACAGAGAAAgcaaatacatacattgcaatGAAACACAATAATACTTCATACAAACACATTCATTACAATCAAACACAGTAATACTAGAAGAAGGATAGGTATACTAaggcaaaaataaaaaaataaaaaataataattgagcAGAACAAACATGGAAATTGAGAagcaaaatcaataaaaactaAAGGAAGAGCGAGCGCATTGTTAAACGAATAATGACCTCAACTTCGTCATAGGACCATCGGTTGAAGAGCATGACGCCGGCTTGAATCTTATCTTCATCGTTCACAGGA
This portion of the Salvia splendens isolate huo1 chromosome 10, SspV2, whole genome shotgun sequence genome encodes:
- the LOC121750189 gene encoding 40S ribosomal protein S5-like encodes the protein MAEAAVAPPVNDEDKIQAGVMLFNRWSYDEVEISDISVEDYITATAAKHPTFMPHTAGRYQARRFRKAQCPIIERLTNSLMMHGRNNGKKLMAVRIIKHAMEIIHLLTDLNPIQVIVDAVINSGPREDATRIGSAGVVRRQAVDISPLRRVNQAIYLLTTGARESSFRNVKTIAECLADELINAAKGSSNSYAIKKKDEIERVAKANR